AGGAGATGAGAATCACCCCCTTCCCCTCCGCCGCCAGCTGCCGGATCAGGACGTAGATCTCGTACTTCGCCCCCACGTCGATCCCCCGGGTGGGCTCGTCCAGGATCAGCACCTCCGGCTCGGTGAACAGCCATTTGCCCAGCACCGCCTTCTGCTGGTTCCCCCCGGAGAGCGTGGACACCCGGGCGTCCACGCTGGGGGCCTTGATGCGCAGGGACCGGCGGTACCCCTCCGCCACGGCGAACTCCCGGTTCCGGTCCACCACCCCGTGCCGACTGATCCGCCCCAGTCCGGCGGCCACCAGGGTGGTGCGCAGGGAGTCCAGCAGGTTCAGACCCAGGGCCTTGCGGTCCTCGCTGACGTAGGCGATCCCGTGGCGGACCGCGTCGCGCACCCGGGGAAGCCGAAGCTCCCGCCCCTCCAGAAGGACCTGTCCCCCCTCCCAGACCCCGTAGGAACGGCCGAAGAGGGACCGGGCCAGCTCCGTCCTCCCCGCTCCCACCAGCCCGGCGATGCCCAGGATCTCCCCCCGCCGCAGGGTGAAGGAAACCCCCTTGCAGACGAGACGGTCCGGGTCCTGGGGGTGGCGCACCGTCCAGTCCCGGACCTCGAAAAAGGGCTCCCCGAGGGAAGAGACGCGCTCGGGGAACCGGGACCCCAGGGAGCGCCCCACCATCCCCCGGATGAGCCGGTCCTCGTCCACCGCCTCCTTCCCCTCCCCCGTCAAGCGAAGGGTCTCCACGGAACGGCCGTCCCGAAGGATGGTGACCCCGTCGGCGATCCCCAGCACCTCCCCCAGCTTGTGGCTGATGAGGATGCAGGTGACCCCCTGGTCCCGCAGCCCCCGAAGCAGCCCCAGCAGGTGCTCCGAATCCCCCTCGTTGAGGGCCGCCGTGGGCTCGTCCAGGATCAGCAGCTCCACGTCCTTGCCCAGGGCCTTGGCGATCTCCACCAACTGCTGCTTCCCCACCCCCAGGTGCTTCACCGCCGTGCCGGGGCGCTCCCGCAGCCCCACCCGATCCAGCAGTTCCCGGGCCCGGGCGTCCGCCCGGACCCAGTCGATCACCCCGCCCCGGGCCACCTCGTGGCCCAAAAACAGGTTCTCCGTGATGGACAGCTCCGGCACCAAGGCCAGCTCCTGGTGGATGATGGCCACCCCCGCCGCCTCGCTGTCCCAGATGCCGCGAAACGCCGCAGGTCGCCCCCGAAGCAGGATCTCCCCCTGGAAGCTCCCCTGGGGGTAGACCCCGGAGAGCACCTTCATGAGGGTGGACTTCCCCGCCCCGTTCTCCCCGCAGATCCCGTGGATCTCCCCCTCCTCCACCGCCAGGGAGACCCCGTCCAGCGCCCGGACCCCGGGAAACTCCTTGGTGATCCCCCGCATCTCCAGCAGCCTGGCCACGCCCATCCCCCCTCCCGATGCGCCTCCTCAAGGGCCCCGAAAGCCTCCCGGAAGACCCCACAGGTCCGGCGCCCTTCGGGCGTGCCCCGATTATCCCATTTCGCCCCCTAACTCGTCACCAGGGCGCTTCGAGCCCGCAGGGCAGAGCGTAAGGACCCCCAGCCCCTTCCGGTTCCCTGACGACGTGGCCGCCCGGCCCGGCCGTGCCTGGGGCAACCGTCCCTCAAGGCTTTCCCAGAGGGAGAACGGCGATCCACAAGGTCACGTCCCAACGGAGGGGCACATTGCGGGAGATCAGGGTCACGTGGCCCGGAAGAGACGACACGCCCACAAGACAGGCCTTCTCCAGCCCGGGGAAGGCGTTCGAAGCGGAAGAGCCACCGTTCGGTCCGCAGTGCCGCATAGCCGATCCCCGAAGGAACCAGCCCAGAGGTGTCCGGGACATATGGCTCCATCGGCGACTCCCCGACCCCATCCCCTTCTGCAGGACAACCCGTCTCCCCGGACGGACAATCCATCTCGGATACAAACCACAGATAGGTTCCCTTGCACCCGTGGCGACGAAGACGGATCAGCCCCAGATCCCTCAGCGAACCCAGGAACTCCTGCACCGTCTGGAAGGAGATCCGTCGTTCCTCCGAGAGCCCCCGATAGGACAGCCACCCTCCTTCGTTGCCCAGACGCCCCCGAAGGAAGCAGTAGAAGCCCAGGAGCTTCAGGTCCCGGATCTCCTCCGTCGCCCGCTTGAACTCCTCCCCGTCCAGGGTGTTCCTCGTTCCCTCGTCCTGCCCCAACGGCCTTCCACTCCTCCGACGAACCTGGATGACACCGTTTATTTTATCCCATTTGTCGAAATGATGTATGTACTAATTCGGAAAACAGTAGCTGCACGAATGCATCGTGGATTCGTCGGATTCGGGGAGGCACCAGGAAGGGAGAACCCAGAGAGTACCAAGGGCTGATGGGTGTTTATGATGTGTCGTTCATGATGTTTGTCTGTGTTGCCTGGTCTGAAGGGGATCGATGCGGGTCTTGGGGTGCTTGCGGGTGGGGAGTCATTCGAGGAGAGAGGATCAAGGATGCGTTGTCGGGGAGGTTGGATTGGGGAAGAACATGGAGAGATGGGATGTAGGGAATGCCTTGGTGAGGACCGTGTTTGCGGAGGGAGGATGCGAGGAATTGAA
The sequence above is drawn from the Aminomonas paucivorans DSM 12260 genome and encodes:
- a CDS encoding ATP-binding cassette domain-containing protein; protein product: MGVARLLEMRGITKEFPGVRALDGVSLAVEEGEIHGICGENGAGKSTLMKVLSGVYPQGSFQGEILLRGRPAAFRGIWDSEAAGVAIIHQELALVPELSITENLFLGHEVARGGVIDWVRADARARELLDRVGLRERPGTAVKHLGVGKQQLVEIAKALGKDVELLILDEPTAALNEGDSEHLLGLLRGLRDQGVTCILISHKLGEVLGIADGVTILRDGRSVETLRLTGEGKEAVDEDRLIRGMVGRSLGSRFPERVSSLGEPFFEVRDWTVRHPQDPDRLVCKGVSFTLRRGEILGIAGLVGAGRTELARSLFGRSYGVWEGGQVLLEGRELRLPRVRDAVRHGIAYVSEDRKALGLNLLDSLRTTLVAAGLGRISRHGVVDRNREFAVAEGYRRSLRIKAPSVDARVSTLSGGNQQKAVLGKWLFTEPEVLILDEPTRGIDVGAKYEIYVLIRQLAAEGKGVILISSELPELLGLADRICVLCEGAVAGVVDRSEADQERLMRLMTARGSAPSPLRERIVREEAGS